In Anthocerotibacter panamensis C109, the sequence CTGAGGTCAATGCCCGCCTGACGTGCCACCGGCTGCTGCTCCTCTATAAGCTCCACCAACAACGCACCCAAATTCACCGAAGTGCGCACTGTGTCCGGGCGGGGAGCCTCGTTGCGCACCAAAAAGAGCAAGTCCCCCACCAAACTGCTCAGGCGGCGGCTCAGGCGCTCAATGGCTTCTAGCCCCCGGCGGTAGTCCTCCGGGGTGGTCGCTTCGTCGGCCAAAAGAACCTGCGCGTTGGTTTGAATGGCTGCAATCGGCGTTCTGAGTTCGTGGGAAGCATCGGCGGTAAATTGTTGGAGCTGTAGATACGAAGCCCGAATCGGCTCAATCGCCATCCCAGAGAGCAGCCAACCCCCAAGACCAATCACAACAATGGTGATAGGAATGCCCAAACCCAGGCTCCAGGCCAATTGTCCCAAGACAGCATCGCTGGAATTCAGCGATTGGAGGACCCGCACATAGCCCAACAACTGCCCTTCGTAGTACCAGGGAACGGTCAATTGGCGGTAGCGCGGCTGGCTATAGACCGTTTCGTAGCGCTGCTCTGACCCCGGCGGTGACGCGAAAACCTCGGATTCCAGGGTCGAACGCAAGAGATTTTGTTCGGGATTAAACCACTGCACCTCAAACGCTTCATCGTTCGCCGTCTGAAAGTAGCGGGAACTGTCCGCGAGCACT encodes:
- a CDS encoding sensor histidine kinase, producing MFQQTRRQLALGYTAVMAAILIGFGYGLSAFLQAVFLQDVDANLERFARQVEHSLPVRERNQRWEVLADSSRYFQTANDEAFEVQWFNPEQNLLRSTLESEVFASPPGSEQRYETVYSQPRYRQLTVPWYYEGQLLGYVRVLQSLNSSDAVLGQLAWSLGLGIPITIVVIGLGGWLLSGMAIEPIRASYLQLQQFTADASHELRTPIAAIQTNAQVLLADEATTPEDYRRGLEAIERLSRRLSSLVGDLLFLVRNEAPRPDTVRTSVNLGALLVELIEEQQPVARQAGIDLRLTCEHNGLVVGAVDQLARLFLNLVSNALCYTPQEGRITLSLTREGRSLRVDVVDTGIGIAPEEQRRVFERFYRVEKARSRRKGGVGLGLAIARTIAHNHGGDITLTSQPNQGSTFTVRLPLRSEAGVPVADELGAKDYLV